Below is a window of Podospora pseudocomata strain CBS 415.72m chromosome 1 map unlocalized CBS415.72m_1.2, whole genome shotgun sequence DNA.
AAAGGTCCAGTCTCTGGTTGGCCTGAAGCCTTGGGAGGAGTTTATGAAGACGTACACCAAGGTGTGGAAGCCGATTCGACCTGATCCACCTCGCGGTTGCTTCGCCGTCTCAGGTCTTGTCGAGATCGAGACGTCGAGGGGGTACCTGGTGATTGACGTCTTGTCGTGGTACAATCCAAAGACGAGATCCCATGATCGCAAGTCCATGTGGATGTCGGTGAGAAGGATGCAGTATAAACAACAGGCGCCGATGCGTCCCTGATCAAGTCATGAATGCGGTTTGGTTGTTTGGCTTTCGGGGCGGCAGTGTAGGAAACACATATCAGAGTTGCATGGGAAGGGCGTTTATTGATTTTGCATTCTGAGAGAAGCGGTTGATAACGTCAGTGTGACTTTTGTTGGAAAGGGTGACAAACTgcatttcttttttctccaaCATCATGATGCGTTGATCAGCGCGTATGAGATTGTCTGTAGATGAAGCATTTTGGTGGCATGGGCGGAAGGACTTACAAAATGGGAAGCGGAAATAGATACCAGAGGCGTTGATTTACATACAAGGAAATCGTTTCGTTTGACTGGAAGCCGTCGGGAGTGCCTGTGAGACTCTGGCTGGCCGTTCGGCGAGAAGGGTGGGGCCGGCTTGGCACGAATATATTGACTTGCAAGACAAGCGGTGCTGGCTTGCTAGTTCAAGGACAAATATTTTCTGGCCCTTTAGCGGCCCACCTATGTTGGCAGAGAGGTAGAATCAAATTCAAGAATCAGTTACGGATCGATGACTGAATTAGGCTTTAACAGTGTCTCAAGAGGCTTCCAACATGCAGACACCTGCAATGATGCATGAACATGACCTGATCGACAATGCTATGCCGGCGGTAGGCGCACACAGGTGACATCATATTCTGATGATAGTCTCAAGGGTTTCTGGTTTATAAAACAGGCTATAACATTCAAGCCGATCTCGAACCCATCCAGttggcatcatcatcgttgGACGATGAGAATACAAAACAGTTGGACACTGACTTCCTAGCTGGCTTCCAGATTACTCTATTACCCCATTGATGTATTTCAGACACATGGAGTTCGGCCAAATTGgcggggggaaggggggacaGAATAAGCTTTGACTGGGGCCAGGCACATCTGCTTTGGCGTGGTCAGGCACCTGAGGCACTAGGTGCAGGCTGCAGGTGTTACTCCAGCCCGAGCGGCTCATCCGTCCGTTCGTGCTGTTTTAGTTCACCCATACCGTACTAATTTCTTGTACTATGTATCAGAGAAGGCTGCTTCGCGGTTCAGGCCAGGTACGGCGTCAGTCAGAATCTGCTGAATCATCAGCGAGTCCACGATGCCCTCTCTTTCACTTTGGCTTGCGTACGCAAGAAACTGATTCACCAATCATACAACTCTGGTGCAATACGTGCCATGACAACCAACCTCCAGCATGCACATCACCGGGCAGACTGGTTCATCGCTCAAGACGACTTGGCGCATTCCAGCTATGAATCGACATCCACCCAGCTTCCCGAGGCTGGTGAACGGGGGCCAACTCGGTCAAGTCCGAGTGCACGTCTGTTAATCCATGCTTAGCTGCGCAGCAGGCCCTTCCGCTTCATTCTTGGCATCTGATGTACCTCTCGGGAGGTAGCCTCTAGACTGCCTGTGGCCCATCCCTCAAGGGTGACATTTTGGATTCAAGCTTGGTCGTTAGCGTCCATATCGAATGATACGGCTGGTTTGAAGGATCCTCATGGAGCGAGTGCTTTCGGCCGTGAACTGTCGCACAGGAAACCTCTACGTTGACAGACAAAAAAGCACGGTTGTTGAGCCAGCCACCGTCTTCTCGTGCTCCCGCTTCATCTAGAAGCGTGTCCTATCCGTCAAGTTGAGCACTTCGACTGGGTACTGGATATCAAGGCGAGGCAGACACACTTCTATTCGATTCAGCCTACCAGCTCTCGAAAACTACTGGTTTACTGTTCTCTACTTACCGAGTGCTGCACTTCATTACGGCATCAACAGGAGCAGGGGATCCCGAGAGGTATCTAGGATATGGAAGCTCCGCTCAGTCCCAAAAGACCCCCCAGTGCCATTCCTTCCGATTCCGATAGCCGAAAAGAGCTTGGGAGAGCGGTAACTGCCGACACGTCGAAAGCCACCAGGTTACAAACCGAACAAGTCCCTACTTTACGAGCCTCGAACGAGTCCACGCGAAAAATTAAGACAAATACAAGAGTCACCATTCCGCCTGCCTATGGAGCCTCGCATAACTCACCAATTGGCAACACtcaagaaaagaagagcgTGGATTATTCAGCCGGTCAAGCCGTCGAAATTGCTCTGTCAGAGGCCGGTTGCGACGAGCCGGTCTCAGAGAAGACGGATTCACAGCAGGAGTTATACCACGCATTTGCGAGGCGGGAGAAGCGGCTTATGGTATGGATAGTATCATTTGCCGGGCTGTTCTCTCCGCTTTCAAGCAATATTTACTTCCCTGCGCTGGGTGCCATATCTTCAGTGGGTTCTCTCCTTGAAGATTCTTGTTCCATTTCTGATCATGAAGTATAGCACGTACAAACCGAAATCACCATGATATTGCTCACTGTGACTGTGTACATGGCAGTTCAGGGGGTGGCGCCTTCTGTTTGGGGACCTTTGAGCGACACACGTGGACGCAGAGTCACCTTTATCTGCACTTTTGGCGTGTACCTCATCGCAAACCTCGGGTTGGCATTCAGCGACGACTTTGCCTCATTGATGGCTTTTCGAGCAATCCAAGCTGCTGGCAGTGCCGCGACCATCTCCGTTGGTGTGTTTTGCCAAGACCCAGCCCCTtttttacccctgaatttCACGCTAACAACCAGAAACAGGTGCTGGAGTGATTGGTGATATCACAACAGCAAAGGAACGCGGCGGATATATGGGTAGTTTTGGAGGAAGTGAGTCTTGCATCGCGGCTTTCTATCCTTGTCCTTTCTGACTTTGATCCTTGTGCATAGTTCGAATGCTCGGCCAGTCAATTGGGCCAGTGATTGGCGGCATTATCACCGAGTTCTTTGGATTTCACGCCATCTTTTGGTTTCTCGTCATCCTTGGTTTCATATGTCTCGTGGTTATTGTGCTCTTCCTCCCGGAAACCCTTCGTCACATTGCTGGAAATGGCACTATCCCATTGCGCGGCATCCATCGTCCAGTTGTCACTCGCCACATCAGCAAACACTGGAAGCGTCCAGATGCAGTATCCAGTGAGGAGGGCAACATCACGACTTTGACGCCCAAGTTTACTCTGGGCTCGATATTATCGCCACTGCGGTTCCTTTTTGAAAAGGACGTGTTTGTCACGCTATTGTTCGGGGCTTTTGTGTACACGATTTGGAGTGTGGTGACTTCGTCGACAACCGCCCTGTTTCAGCCTCGATATCGACTCTCCAATTTGAAAGTGGGCCTCATATTCTTACCGAACGGCGCGGCTTGTGTCAGCGGATCATACTTTGCTGGCAAGATTCTTGATCGCGATTATCGGCACGTCGAGTCAGCGTACCGTGCTTCCAACGGGATCCCGCTCGAGACTCCTCTCAACAGAAAGCATTTGTCGGACCTTCCACTTTCCCGTGCTCGGCTTCGGTCCTCCTGGTATCTCATCATCTTGTTCGTGTTTGCCGTTGCGGGGTATGGCTTCTCGCTTTCTTCCCCCTTGCTGGCCTCGAGACCGGGTATAGCCCTACCATTGGTTTTGCAGTTCGTCATTGCAATCACAGCGACGGCCATCTTTACCCAAAACAGTGCACTGATGGTGGACTTGTATCCCGGGGCAAGCGCCAGCGCCACCGCTGTCAACAATCTCGTTCGGTGCTCGTTGGGCGCTGTGGGAGTGGCAGGGGTGCAGTTTATCATTGACAAGATTGGGGTCGAGGCCGCGTTTCTGGTATTTGCTGTCGTAACAATTGCTCTCACGCCTTTGATGTGTCTACAGTGGAAATATGGCGAGGTCTGGAGAGCTGAGAGGATAGCGAGGCTTGCCCGGAGGGAGCAGAAACAAGTGACCGGGGCGCAGGTGTGAGGGATGACTGTGCTTTTGTGCCTCGAGGGTTGTGGGAAGCGTGGGTTGGAACAAAAGTTTTAGGCTGTCACGTTTTCGGGGTTTGCAagttcttttctctttcttcctttcttccGGAAGGCCGTGTGGTTTATGATAAGTACAGTTTTTGCCGGCTGCTACATGTAGAGATGGGATAGAATAAGACTTCGTAAGACGAACGGCCACACGAACATGACACATATATTATTCCAAATTTGACGCCACAATCGTGCATATAGTCTGTTCAAGATACCCGATCACTGAGGTCTTGAATACCCACACAGATCGTAGTGATTTATGCATAGTGTTGTTGGCTATTGAGGAAATGTAAATGCCTGCAAAGTTCATCAAGAGCATTATGGATTTGCTGAaataggtacctacctagggCAGAGTTGTCAAGCACCGTTATACGATAACTGCAAGATCTATACATGATCGTAATCCCGTGTTCTGCATTAAAAAGCATCAAGTGCATCTCGAAATAACCATATACATATTGAATCGAATTTGGACCTGATTGAGTAACACAATGCCCTTCTGAGCCAGCATTTGGTCCGAGCATCCTGTAGAGAGCGTACCATGCCGGCAAAGGCAAAAAGCTCAGACACACCGTAGGCCGATACTGTCTAACCACAGAACCCAACACAGCCTTCTACCCCGTACACATCGCCACGTCCGCCAGAAAATCAGCATTCGACGCAACAGGCATGTTAGGAGTTGATTTGTGGAACCTCAATAGAAAGGTCATCAAACTCTCTTTGATTGCATTCCGCCTTTAAGCATTGTAATGACAAAGAGTGTTTAGGTCCGTCTGTAGTTGGACTCGACTCCCGCATCCAGTGAGCCAACAAAGCGACGGTCCATTCTTTGATAATCACCTCACCTACCACCAACAATGAAGCACCGAGTCTGCAGACCAAAACGGAAACCATTTTTTTTTGCTAGTGACAACacctggtgatggtgaataGGTTTACACGAGTGCATATTGGAGCATAGCGTCCCCACTCTGAACCATTACAAGTGAAGGCAGTGGAAACACTGTCAGAATGGGAGAATTGGAGGAATTCACTCGGTTCCTTCAAAATATAAAGTCAATTCACCCAGTAGCTACCTCTGAAACAATGGGGGAGCAACCAGATATGAGGAGTGGTGTCAGGGACGCTCTTCTGTCCCGCTCTTTTGGCCACTTCTGCTCGAGAACAATAAGCTCTGTTCCTCTTTCTCTTTATCTCAAGtgaagacaagaagatgTCGAGTCCTATAACATTGGTTGGGACCGTTTCGAGGTCATGGATCGCAAGGGGTCTATCTCGACACCTTTCCTCGACCGCTGCCACCGttccagcagcagaagatgGTCCAGTGTGGCTTCAAGGAATAAGACAACATAACATTGACtaaagccaaccaccaagaTGTCCACTCCTCGACGACCAACTGCGAGGACACAGGACACACCTGTGACCAACCCTCCTGTGCCTCCCCCCCCTGAGCTTGTCCCGGATGAGCCGTACGTCCCATCAAGGCTTAGATCGAACAAGGTACTGAGGGGGCTTTTAAACGCCTTCATCTTGGCCCTCTATGGCTATGGTGTTCACCAGTTTGCGACCTGGTACTCGGAATACGACTACTGGCTATACTGGTTCATCGTACTGGCAACCTGGCGCTACGCCCGTTTCATTCTCAACTGCATTGGTTGGGTTCTGTATAAGCCAGCCCCCGTTCCCAAGAACCCCACGTACACCCCCAACCGACATGTCACAGTCATCCTGCCTACCATCGACCCTACAGGCGTTGACTTTCAGGAATGCATCAGCACCTGCGCCCAAAACGAGCCTTCTCAGATCATTGTCATCACGGCCGGTGACGAGCTGCTTGTCAAGACAGAGAAGGCAGTCGAGAAGTACATCAAGCTTTATCCCAAGACCAATTTCATCGTGGACCGTGCCCTGATTGCCAGCAAGAGAGCTCAAGTTGCTGTGGCGGTGCCGCTGGTCTCAACCGCCATCACCGTCATGCTCGACGACCACGTCTTCTGGAAGAAGGATTTCCTCAAGGCGCTCCTAGCGCCGTTTGAGGATCCAGAGATTGGTTTGGTGGGAACAAACAAGAAAGTCCGCCGGTTGCCGAACCTGTCGGTTTGGCGGCGTTTCTGGAACATGCTGGGGGCGACCTATCTTTACCGCCACAACTTCGAGGTCAGATCGGCCAACTACTGGGACGGGGGCGCCTTTGTCATTTCTGCGCGTACCTGTGCTCTGCGCACCCGTATCGTTCAGGACCCCGAGTACCTGGCCGGCTACGTCGACGAGCGATTCTTCTTTGGGCTCTGTGGGCCTCTCAACCCGGACGATGACAACTACAACACCAGATTTGCCGTGCGCAAGGGCTGGCGCATCAAGTTCCAGTACACCGACGACGCCGAAATTGAGACAACTGTTGGCGTGGCCGATCCCGTCCACAAGAAGTTCCTGGGGCAGTGCACGCGCTGGGCCCGCACCACCTGGAGGTCAAACCCTTGCTCTCTGTTCACTGATGGCAGCGTTTGGGCATTTCAACCCTACTGCGTCTATGCTGTctacctcacctccttcacAAACTTTGCTTTGTTTACCGATGCCGCCCTCGTTGCCCTCTACAACTGgagcaagcaagccaccaGTCAAGGCATATGGGCCTTGATTATTTGGATACTTTTTGTCAAGTTTGTCAAGGTCTTTGAGTATTACAAGCGTCACCCCAGTGACTGGTGGACTTTCCCATTCTATGTCGCTTTTGCCTATTACCACAGCCTCATTAAGCTCTGGGCGCTGTTGACGTTTTGGGACCACGCCTGGACTGGGCGCAACCTCGGAGCCATCAAAACCCAGGCCAACCCAGCCGGGACAGAAGCGGGAGCCACAGCTGGACCGGCGGCAGTGGCCGCGCGACTGCAGCGTAGCATGTCCGTGAGTAGTATGACTAGCAGTCTTGCGCAAGAGAAGGAAGGTCTGCGCAGCGGCACCGCTTGGATATCAAACCTGGGAAGTACCGCCCGGCTTCACAAGAGCCAAACGATCTTTTGTGGGAGCCAGGTCGGTCTGCTTGACAATCTCAAGATTGTAGGCAGTCACATGGAGAAGTCTCGTGATGCCCAAGTCAGGATTCTTGGTCAACAAGATATTGTCTTCAATGAGGTGCAAAGGCTGATTGCGGAGGCCGACTCCATCGAGAAGCAATATGAAACGATGAACGACAACGAGACGAGAAATCAGGAAGCCTTGATCCGTCTTCGCGGCCAGATGCTCCGATTGGAGCAGAGGCACGGAGAGCTCATCCGTATCGCCGGCCTGACCGCCACGTCGCCCGCACTCACTCCAGCAGCTGCCAAGGCCTTCAAGGTGGCAAGTCGGCACCACACAGGGGGTGGCAGAGCCTCACCACCTACAGAAGATCCTGAAAGCATCGAGAGACCATCCTTTTTTACTGGGGTGAGGGGAGTGCACTTCAGTAGGTCTACTGTCGGCGGGGCCAGTGACGACGGCTTTGGTCCTGGCAGGACAGGTGCTGACGGCTCCGGGAGTAACGAGTCCACTCCACGTCCGATCGTTCCCGACAATTTCAAGGACAGCTTCCCACCGGATACCAAGAAGAGTACTGGGGACACCGACTCACTTATCGCGAATTTGAACATTCCCACTATTGGTACACAACATTTTGTGCCTCCCTCTGAGAAAAAGGGAGGAcagcccgccgccgccaagggCTTTTCCCCCCCAACTCAGGCCGAAAAGCCGATTGACGAATTCTCCCCCGTCCCGCAGCCAAGAAACTCACCTTCAGGTTTCACCCCGAAGTCAGACCTCGAAAGCACCACCCCCGGAGAAGATTCCGCCGCCACGGATAGCAAGAAGAGCTCGGGTTCGGACTCGACCCGTTCGCCGGCACAGACGCCGACCCGCCCGCCAGGCGGTAGAAGAGTTTCCAAAGAGCAGAACAAAAGCGTCAgtacccctccaaaacaagaagaagccgctTCCCCTAACAAGCCCAGAACACCTGAGAGCAACCCGTTGTTGAAAGAGGAGCTCGAGCAGCAGAACCATGAGGATTCTATGAGAAGGTTTTATGAGATGCTTGGCGAGAGCAAGGGGAGATATGGTTGGGCTGGGAATCGAAAGGATAGGGAATCGGATGGGTTGGGAATCGGACGGGGTGGGAATTGGATGGGCTGGGAATCGGATGCATATATGGATATGGGAATGggacaaggaaaaggaatGGCAAAATAAAAGAAaatggaaaaggaaagatGGCAAAGCCTCACGGCGGCaaagaagggaaggggggtcaCTTCTTGGGATTCAGGGTTTTACACGGTTAAACTTGGCgttggggtgggtttggcACGAGCTCAATATTCTTTGGGCTTTATCAGCGTAGTTGCAGCCTTTTCAGTAGCATTTCAATTGAAAGGGTTAGCGCAAGACATGCTCACTGGATGCATTTACAGCGACGTCACGAGCAGCCAATAACAAAGACTGAAAAGGGGTTGGTTGCTATGAAATGCCATTCTCCACATTCGCGACGGGATCCACAAAAGGGGTCGATAGGGTGTAAACAATACCATTTCCCTTCGAGTAGCGGACACGTccacaaaacaaaacatttTATAAAAAATTGTCATTGAGAAAGATGTTGACCTTAACAAGGCGTGAAGAAGCCAGGCAACAGGCAGACCAACAAAATCACCCTCCAAGCGGCAACACCCAAGTCTTATTTACCTCGTGCTTTTGTATGGCCCCCAAAGTCAGACAAGCCTACTCTGCGAAATTTGTCCTTTTGGCTGTCTGCATGCACGACAGAGAAGATCCATTATAGGAAGGACGACACACTTATGCTGGGTTTGAAAGGGGCGTATACGGGTTGGTCATCTGGGCTTGGGGGCGGCAATGTACATTTACAGGGCTGGAAACAGAACCAAAGAAGCTCCTTAGGTACTCTGGGCGTCCTAGATTGTAGGTGGTTTGCTCGGATGGTTTGGGGCCAATTGCATCGACGCTCAGCCGTCAGACAGGCAACAGGAGCTGAAAACGAACCAATCAGTGGCTTGCGTCGGTGAACCATCACTACCCTACACGCCGTAACCAATGTAGTAGAGGTACCACAGGCACTGCCGATAATGCGCCAACACGGCGCCTCCCGGATCACCACAACGCCGATCACCAGGCTGGCAGGCTTCAAAAAACACACGCCGCAGTAATTCTGTTGCACTGTGCCGCGAATATCCAAGtaatccaccaccctaccgTATCTCAGCAATGCgggatgatgttgggagaggttggcaTTGAACAGTGCCATGGGCCCTGCGAAAGAGCGGGCCAAATTACTTGATCACCTCTATTAAAACACCCATGGCCGGAATTGGATGCCATATCCTTCCTGATTTCTGTGCTGGTCTTGTTGACGTTTGGATCCTCCTCACGCTCTCACAATGGAGCCCTCTGCTATCCATGGCCGGGATGTGGTGGGAAATATGGTGGCCCCTTCCATCCCCTTCAACACCCTGATGGTAAGTGTCCCCCAAAGTAAGCTCCCCAGCGCCATGAACGACTCCTCAACCGCCTCTAGGGATTCATCTGGTCCGGCACATGCCTGTCGCTCGTCACCATCCTTCTTCGTCTTGCTTTCCGCATCAAACTCCTCCGTCGCCTCCGACTGGATGACTACCTCGTCATCGCCTCCTTCGTTTTCTACCTAGGCTCGACAATTCTTTGGGCCGTCCTAGCACGCACTCTCTATGTCGTCGCCCAGGGTTGGAACACGACCCCTACCGACCCAGCCGCCATCGTCgagctcttcaacaacgccgGTACCCTTCTCCATGCCATCCTCGCAACCTACTGGCTCACCTGGACCTCGCTATGGCTGGTCAAGATTGCCTTTATGGTATTCTTCTACCCTCTGGGCAGACACGCCCCTCTCCAGCGCTACCTCTGGTGGATGGTACTTGTCTGCATCGTGGCGGCCTACTGCGTGACGGTCGGGTTGACGACAGATGACTGTCTAACAGCCAGTGGTCTCGACATTGCACAAAAGTGCATCGGCGAAGCAAAGTTCAACCGGCAGTACTTTACCTCTCGCGTCCACTTGGCAACGGATATCTCGACAGACCTCCTCAGTCAGTTCCATGTCCCGCCGTTTTGCCAGACAGTCAACTGACATGTCCGATATCTAGTCGTCATCGTATCGGGCAATATCGTCTGGCGGGTCTCTATTCCATGGAAAAAGaagttgttgctgatgggcATCTGCTGCTTGACCATCGCCATGGTTGTCGTGGCCATCGTCCGCGCCGAGGCAGGCTATTCTGGAACCTCTCCCGACGTATCATGGATGATTCTGTGCAACTCCCTCGAGATGACATTGGGTACGTTATGCTGAACTCCTCCGGTCCCTGAAGAGTAAATCATGCTGATGAAGAGCAGCCATCTTGGTCGCCTGCGCCGCGTCTTTCCGCAGTCTTTACTCCCACACCAAGCACACCAAGCAGCAAGACACCC
It encodes the following:
- a CDS encoding uncharacterized protein (EggNog:ENOG503NU52; COG:S) — its product is MEAPLSPKRPPSAIPSDSDSRKELGRAVTADTSKATRLQTEQVPTLRASNESTRKIKTNTRVTIPPAYGASHNSPIGNTQEKKSVDYSAGQAVEIALSEAGCDEPVSEKTDSQQELYHAFARREKRLMVWIVSFAGLFSPLSSNIYFPALGAISSHVQTEITMILLTVTVYMAVQGVAPSVWGPLSDTRGRRVTFICTFGVYLIANLGLAFSDDFASLMAFRAIQAAGSAATISVGAGVIGDITTAKERGGYMGSFGGIRMLGQSIGPVIGGIITEFFGFHAIFWFLVILGFICLVVIVLFLPETLRHIAGNGTIPLRGIHRPVVTRHISKHWKRPDAVSSEEGNITTLTPKFTLGSILSPLRFLFEKDVFVTLLFGAFVYTIWSVVTSSTTALFQPRYRLSNLKVGLIFLPNGAACVSGSYFAGKILDRDYRHVESAYRASNGIPLETPLNRKHLSDLPLSRARLRSSWYLIILFVFAVAGYGFSLSSPLLASRPGIALPLVLQFVIAITATAIFTQNSALMVDLYPGASASATAVNNLVRCSLGAVGVAGVQFIIDKIGVEAAFLVFAVVTIALTPLMCLQWKYGEVWRAERIARLARREQKQVTGAQV
- a CDS encoding uncharacterized protein (EggNog:ENOG503NZM8; COG:S; CAZy:GT2_Glyco_tranf_2), with the translated sequence MSTPRRPTARTQDTPVTNPPVPPPPELVPDEPYVPSRLRSNKVLRGLLNAFILALYGYGVHQFATWYSEYDYWLYWFIVLATWRYARFILNCIGWVLYKPAPVPKNPTYTPNRHVTVILPTIDPTGVDFQECISTCAQNEPSQIIVITAGDELLVKTEKAVEKYIKLYPKTNFIVDRALIASKRAQVAVAVPLVSTAITVMLDDHVFWKKDFLKALLAPFEDPEIGLVGTNKKVRRLPNLSVWRRFWNMLGATYLYRHNFEVRSANYWDGGAFVISARTCALRTRIVQDPEYLAGYVDERFFFGLCGPLNPDDDNYNTRFAVRKGWRIKFQYTDDAEIETTVGVADPVHKKFLGQCTRWARTTWRSNPCSLFTDGSVWAFQPYCVYAVYLTSFTNFALFTDAALVALYNWSKQATSQGIWALIIWILFVKFVKVFEYYKRHPSDWWTFPFYVAFAYYHSLIKLWALLTFWDHAWTGRNLGAIKTQANPAGTEAGATAGPAAVAARLQRSMSVSSMTSSLAQEKEGLRSGTAWISNLGSTARLHKSQTIFCGSQVGLLDNLKIVGSHMEKSRDAQVRILGQQDIVFNEVQRLIAEADSIEKQYETMNDNETRNQEALIRLRGQMLRLEQRHGELIRIAGLTATSPALTPAAAKAFKVASRHHTGGGRASPPTEDPESIERPSFFTGVRGVHFSRSTVGGASDDGFGPGRTGADGSGSNESTPRPIVPDNFKDSFPPDTKKSTGDTDSLIANLNIPTIGTQHFVPPSEKKGGQPAAAKGFSPPTQAEKPIDEFSPVPQPRNSPSGFTPKSDLESTTPGEDSAATDSKKSSGSDSTRSPAQTPTRPPGGRRVSKEQNKSNT
- a CDS encoding uncharacterized protein (EggNog:ENOG503PR0U), whose translation is MEPSAIHGRDVVGNMVAPSIPFNTLMGFIWSGTCLSLVTILLRLAFRIKLLRRLRLDDYLVIASFVFYLGSTILWAVLARTLYVVAQGWNTTPTDPAAIVELFNNAGTLLHAILATYWLTWTSLWLVKIAFMVFFYPLGRHAPLQRYLWWMVLVCIVAAYCVTVGLTTDDCLTASGLDIAQKCIGEAKFNRQYFTSRVHLATDISTDLLSQFHVPPFCQTVN